A single window of Nocardia sp. NBC_01327 DNA harbors:
- a CDS encoding alpha-hydroxy-acid oxidizing protein encodes MALGDFQNEIYFNGLRGVVPALPVSFAELEERARAAMPPSVWSYVAGGAGDERTQRANVTAFDHWGLIPRMFVGAAQRELSIDLFGMTLPAPVFMAPIGVIGLCAQDGHGDLATARAAARTGIPMVASTLMVDPLEDVAAEFGNTPGFFQLYTPTDRDLAASLVERAERAGYKGIVVTLDTWVTGWRPRDLSTGNFPQLRGHCLANYFSDPVFRASLAQSPEQDPQSAILKWIQVFGNPLTWEDLPWLRSLTKLPLIVKGICHPDDVRRARDGGVDGIYCSNHGGRQANGGIPALDMLPDVVAAAEGLPVLFDSGIRSGADIIKALALGATAVGIGRPYAYGLTLGGTDGIVHVLRSLLAEADLIMAVDGYPTLKDLTPQSLRPVSA; translated from the coding sequence ATGGCACTCGGTGACTTTCAGAACGAGATCTACTTCAACGGATTGCGCGGCGTAGTTCCCGCGCTCCCGGTGAGCTTCGCCGAACTGGAAGAGCGGGCGCGCGCGGCCATGCCGCCGTCGGTGTGGTCCTACGTGGCCGGCGGCGCGGGCGATGAGCGCACCCAGCGCGCCAATGTGACGGCCTTCGACCACTGGGGCCTGATCCCCCGCATGTTCGTGGGCGCGGCACAGCGCGAGCTGTCGATCGATCTGTTCGGAATGACCCTGCCCGCACCGGTTTTCATGGCGCCGATCGGCGTGATCGGCCTGTGCGCCCAGGACGGCCACGGCGATCTCGCGACCGCGCGGGCCGCGGCGCGCACCGGCATTCCCATGGTGGCGTCCACGCTCATGGTCGATCCGCTGGAGGACGTCGCGGCCGAATTCGGTAATACCCCAGGCTTTTTCCAGCTCTACACCCCGACCGATCGCGATCTCGCCGCCAGCCTGGTGGAGCGCGCCGAGCGCGCCGGATACAAGGGCATTGTCGTCACCCTCGACACCTGGGTGACCGGATGGCGCCCGCGCGATCTGTCCACCGGCAATTTCCCGCAGCTGCGCGGGCACTGCCTGGCCAACTACTTCAGCGACCCGGTCTTCCGCGCGAGCCTGGCCCAATCACCGGAACAGGACCCGCAATCGGCGATCCTGAAATGGATCCAGGTCTTCGGCAATCCCCTCACCTGGGAAGACCTCCCGTGGTTGCGCTCGCTGACCAAGCTGCCGCTGATCGTCAAGGGCATCTGCCATCCCGATGACGTCCGCCGCGCCCGCGACGGCGGCGTGGACGGCATCTACTGCTCCAATCACGGTGGCCGCCAAGCCAATGGCGGCATCCCGGCACTCGATATGCTCCCCGACGTGGTCGCCGCGGCCGAGGGTCTCCCGGTCCTGTTCGACTCCGGAATTCGCAGCGGCGCCGACATCATCAAGGCCCTCGCCCTGGGCGCCACCGCGGTGGGCATCGGCCGCCCCTACGCCTACGGCCTCACTCTCGGCGGCACCGACGGCATCGTCCACGTCCTGCGCTCCCTGCTGGCCGAGGCCGACCTGATCATGGCGGTCGACGGTTACCCCACCCTGAAAGACCTCACCCCGCAATCCCTGCGCCCGGTCTCCGCCTGA
- a CDS encoding DUF222 domain-containing protein yields the protein MTIHSTALAPGAPAAEWPELADVDLLRTLVETERRRRRLDAAMRAAVAEAERRGLAPEIGYRDTVELLTDLLRISTHEARRRIEYAAPQVRSRSRKVWRVLAAAS from the coding sequence GTGACCATACATTCGACCGCGCTGGCGCCGGGTGCTCCAGCAGCAGAATGGCCGGAACTGGCCGATGTCGACCTACTGCGCACCCTCGTCGAGACCGAACGCCGCCGCAGGCGACTCGATGCCGCCATGCGCGCGGCCGTCGCCGAAGCCGAACGCCGCGGCCTCGCCCCCGAGATCGGCTACCGGGACACCGTGGAGCTATTGACCGATCTGCTGCGGATCAGCACCCACGAAGCCCGCCGGCGAATCGAATACGCGGCTCCCCAGGTCCGCTCGCGTTCCAGAAAGGTATGGCGGGTCCTGGCGGCAGCAAGCTGA
- a CDS encoding alpha/beta fold hydrolase: protein MELTHRIVDTGDIRMHVAEQGEGYPVIFCHGFPHTWFMWHNQLEAVAAAGYRALAPDLRGYGRTDAPAGLESYTNEAVIGDLLALLDDIGEQRAVFVGLDFGAQLVWELSLRHPERVAAVAVLNNPFSPRPPRPPSAFWTKAADRHFLHLAYFQEPGVADAELAADPRGFLARVYYSLSGDYHYLDTWKNPPGLGYLDVLPEAPPMPWSWLSEAEFDTLVADFERTGFTGGLNWYRSLDRNWELTEAYADAKVTVPTFFLYGENDPDMEGFSGRDPLATLRANVVDLREVVEIPKAGHLVQLERADAVNGFLVNALKSLDLTVSTSA, encoded by the coding sequence GTGGAGCTGACGCATCGGATCGTGGATACCGGAGACATCCGTATGCACGTGGCGGAGCAGGGTGAGGGGTATCCGGTCATCTTCTGCCACGGGTTCCCGCACACCTGGTTCATGTGGCACAACCAGCTGGAAGCGGTCGCGGCCGCCGGGTACCGCGCGCTGGCCCCGGACCTGCGCGGGTACGGGCGCACCGATGCGCCCGCCGGGCTGGAGTCGTACACGAACGAGGCCGTGATCGGCGATCTGCTGGCGCTGCTGGACGATATCGGCGAGCAGCGGGCCGTCTTCGTCGGCCTGGACTTCGGCGCGCAACTGGTGTGGGAGCTGTCGCTGCGGCATCCGGAGCGGGTGGCCGCGGTGGCGGTTCTGAACAATCCGTTCAGCCCGCGTCCGCCGCGTCCGCCGTCAGCGTTCTGGACCAAGGCGGCGGATCGGCACTTCCTGCATCTGGCGTACTTCCAGGAGCCGGGTGTGGCCGATGCCGAACTGGCCGCGGACCCGCGCGGGTTCCTGGCCCGGGTGTACTACTCGCTCAGCGGTGACTACCACTACCTCGACACCTGGAAGAACCCGCCGGGTCTGGGCTACCTCGATGTCCTTCCCGAGGCGCCGCCCATGCCGTGGTCGTGGCTCTCGGAGGCCGAATTCGACACGCTGGTAGCGGATTTCGAGCGCACCGGGTTCACCGGCGGGCTCAACTGGTACCGCAGCCTCGATCGCAACTGGGAACTCACCGAGGCGTACGCCGACGCCAAGGTCACCGTCCCGACCTTCTTCCTCTACGGCGAGAACGACCCGGATATGGAGGGTTTCAGCGGCCGCGACCCGCTGGCGACCCTGCGCGCCAATGTGGTCGACCTGCGCGAGGTGGTCGAAATCCCCAAGGCGGGCCACCTGGTTCAGCTCGAACGCGCCGATGCCGTCAACGGGTTCCTCGTCAACGCCCTGAAGAGTTTGGACCTGACCGTCTCGACTTCTGCCTGA
- a CDS encoding SDR family NAD(P)-dependent oxidoreductase — protein MSEIPKILAGTVAVVTGASRGIGKGIALELGAAGATVYVTGRTTTAGHLPGTVAGTAAEIDALGGAGVAVVCDHKDDSAVEKLFAQVREEHGRLDVLVNNVYNSPAAARWLGRKFWEVPPKAWDETFDIGVRSHYVASVFAAPLIIESGGLIVNVSSPGATRYMHNAVYGVGKTALDRLTADMAHDLADTEATAVSLWPGIVNTELLQMVPADAQGRRLVTLPGEGTFDLDTAESPRFPGRAVVALAADPKRKARSGKAWKVADLAGEYGFTDIDGRVPRAD, from the coding sequence GTGAGCGAAATACCCAAGATTCTCGCCGGAACGGTCGCCGTGGTGACCGGAGCCAGCCGCGGTATCGGCAAGGGCATTGCCCTGGAGCTGGGCGCGGCGGGCGCAACCGTCTATGTCACCGGACGCACCACCACGGCCGGACACCTGCCGGGCACGGTGGCGGGCACCGCCGCCGAGATCGATGCGCTCGGCGGCGCCGGAGTCGCGGTGGTCTGCGACCACAAGGACGACAGTGCGGTCGAAAAGCTCTTCGCACAGGTGCGCGAGGAGCACGGCCGCCTGGATGTGCTGGTGAACAACGTCTACAACTCCCCCGCCGCCGCCCGCTGGCTGGGCCGCAAGTTCTGGGAGGTGCCACCCAAGGCGTGGGACGAGACCTTCGATATCGGCGTTCGATCGCACTATGTGGCAAGCGTTTTCGCGGCGCCGCTGATCATCGAATCCGGTGGGCTCATCGTCAATGTGTCCTCCCCCGGTGCGACCCGGTACATGCACAATGCCGTCTACGGCGTCGGCAAGACAGCCCTCGATCGGCTGACCGCCGATATGGCGCATGATCTCGCGGACACCGAGGCGACCGCCGTCTCGCTCTGGCCCGGCATCGTCAATACCGAACTGCTGCAGATGGTTCCGGCCGATGCGCAGGGCCGCCGCCTGGTCACGCTGCCCGGCGAAGGCACCTTCGATCTCGATACCGCCGAATCCCCCCGCTTCCCGGGCCGGGCCGTCGTGGCACTGGCCGCCGATCCGAAGCGCAAGGCGCGCAGCGGTAAAGCCTGGAAGGTCGCCGACCTCGCCGGGGAGTACGGGTTCACCGATATCGACGGCCGCGTCCCGCGCGCCGACTGA
- a CDS encoding ornithine cyclodeaminase family protein, whose translation MTLILTRSDIAGLLDRRAVRHAVEAAHAALATGHVQNPAPQAITLPHNGSAIPMTAADEHGVTVKLLADLPANRARGLPTQRSTIIVTSAVTGECVAVLDGRAITAVRTAAASAVATDYLARQDASVLGLVGAGNLAIEHAHAIADVRRIRKIVLWSRTTDTVATFRAGTESLGITTEFAESPESVVERSDIVCTLTPSRDPIVSGHWFRPGQHINAIGAPPRPDHREIDAAGMRRARLVVDHHPTVMAKSGAVLQAIAEHAITADDARTELGHVINNRALGRHDDTCITLFESVGLGLQDLATTQLVLTEAIEHNIGHAIDLTN comes from the coding sequence GTGACACTCATCCTGACCCGCTCCGACATCGCCGGTCTGCTCGACCGGCGAGCGGTGCGGCATGCCGTCGAAGCCGCGCATGCCGCACTGGCCACCGGGCACGTCCAGAACCCCGCACCGCAGGCGATCACCCTGCCGCACAACGGATCAGCGATACCCATGACCGCCGCTGACGAGCACGGCGTCACGGTGAAGCTCCTGGCGGATCTGCCGGCCAATCGTGCTCGCGGACTGCCGACGCAGCGATCGACGATCATCGTCACCTCGGCGGTCACCGGGGAATGCGTCGCGGTGCTCGACGGTCGTGCCATCACGGCGGTACGAACGGCCGCCGCCAGCGCGGTGGCCACCGATTACCTTGCCCGGCAGGATGCTTCGGTCCTGGGCCTGGTCGGGGCCGGTAATCTGGCCATCGAGCACGCGCATGCGATCGCCGACGTGAGGCGAATACGAAAGATCGTCCTCTGGTCGCGCACCACCGACACGGTCGCGACATTCCGCGCCGGAACCGAAAGCCTCGGCATCACTACGGAATTCGCCGAATCACCGGAATCTGTCGTCGAACGATCCGACATCGTGTGCACCCTGACCCCGTCGCGCGACCCCATCGTGTCGGGTCACTGGTTTCGCCCCGGTCAGCACATCAACGCCATCGGTGCACCGCCCCGCCCCGACCACCGCGAAATCGACGCCGCCGGAATGCGCCGCGCCCGCCTCGTCGTAGACCACCACCCCACCGTCATGGCCAAATCGGGCGCGGTCTTGCAGGCTATCGCCGAGCACGCCATCACGGCCGACGACGCCCGCACCGAACTCGGCCACGTCATCAATAACCGTGCCCTCGGACGGCACGACGACACCTGCATCACACTGTTCGAATCGGTCGGACTCGGCCTACAAGACCTCGCCACCACCCAACTAGTCCTCACCGAGGCCATCGAGCACAATATCGGGCACGCCATAGACCTGACCAACTGA
- the secG gene encoding preprotein translocase subunit SecG: MRMFLDILLIITSVLLVLLVLLHRAKGGGLSSLFGGGVQSSLSGSTVVEKNLDRITIFLGVIWLISILGIGLEIKFSS; encoded by the coding sequence ATGCGCATGTTCCTCGATATCCTCCTGATCATCACCAGCGTGCTGCTGGTGCTGCTGGTGCTGCTGCACCGCGCCAAGGGCGGGGGTCTGTCGAGCCTGTTCGGTGGCGGTGTGCAGTCCAGCCTGTCGGGATCCACCGTCGTCGAGAAGAACCTGGATCGGATCACGATCTTCCTCGGGGTGATCTGGCTGATCTCGATCCTCGGTATCGGACTCGAAATCAAGTTCTCCTCCTAG
- a CDS encoding thiolase C-terminal domain-containing protein, protein MRRVFVVGVNMTPFVKIGSREWTYPQMVAEAVNGALGDAGVTYDQVQRAAVGYVFQPSAAGQRALYDVGLTGIPIVNVNNNCATGSTALMLAREWVGSGIVDIALAVGFEQMTKESMAGPATRPKATTVDHHLAVMREQYDFSQAPITTQFFGNAAIEHMKRYGTTPEQLAAVAVKNHEHSTRNPLAQFQDAYTLEQVLGDKPVHGPLTRSQCSPMSDGAAAAVVVSEEYVRAHGLEDQAIEILAQELATDDGNSFSTGSMIDVVGAPMTRAAASKVFATAGIGVADVDVIELHDCFTINELITYEALGLCGEGESGALVESGATTYGGTWVVNPSGGLISKGHPLGATGLAQATELSWQLRGLAGERQVPDARTALAHNLGLGGAVVVTLYGAHTL, encoded by the coding sequence ATGCGTCGCGTTTTCGTCGTCGGAGTCAACATGACCCCGTTCGTCAAGATCGGTTCCCGCGAGTGGACCTACCCGCAGATGGTCGCCGAGGCCGTCAACGGCGCACTCGGCGATGCCGGAGTCACCTACGACCAGGTGCAGCGCGCCGCTGTCGGCTACGTCTTCCAGCCGTCCGCCGCCGGGCAGCGCGCCCTGTACGACGTGGGTCTCACCGGCATTCCGATCGTCAATGTGAACAACAACTGCGCCACCGGTTCCACCGCGCTCATGCTGGCGCGCGAATGGGTCGGCAGCGGGATCGTGGACATCGCGCTGGCCGTCGGCTTCGAGCAGATGACCAAGGAGTCCATGGCGGGCCCGGCCACCCGGCCCAAGGCCACCACGGTGGATCACCACCTGGCCGTCATGCGCGAGCAGTACGACTTCAGCCAGGCGCCCATCACCACGCAGTTCTTCGGCAATGCGGCCATCGAGCATATGAAGCGCTACGGCACCACGCCCGAGCAGCTGGCGGCGGTCGCGGTGAAGAACCACGAGCACTCCACCCGGAATCCGCTGGCGCAGTTCCAGGATGCGTACACCCTCGAGCAGGTGCTCGGCGACAAGCCGGTGCACGGCCCGCTGACCCGCTCGCAGTGCTCGCCCATGTCCGACGGCGCGGCCGCCGCGGTCGTGGTCAGCGAGGAGTACGTGCGGGCGCACGGGCTCGAGGATCAGGCCATCGAAATCCTGGCGCAGGAGCTGGCCACCGATGACGGCAACTCCTTCTCGACCGGCTCCATGATCGATGTCGTGGGCGCGCCCATGACCCGCGCGGCCGCCTCGAAGGTGTTCGCCACCGCCGGAATCGGGGTCGCGGACGTCGATGTGATCGAGCTGCACGACTGCTTCACCATCAACGAGCTCATCACCTACGAGGCCCTGGGCCTGTGCGGTGAGGGCGAATCCGGTGCACTGGTGGAATCCGGCGCCACCACCTACGGCGGCACCTGGGTGGTGAACCCGTCCGGCGGGCTCATCTCCAAGGGACACCCGCTCGGCGCCACCGGCCTGGCCCAGGCCACCGAATTGTCCTGGCAGCTGCGCGGACTCGCGGGCGAACGCCAGGTACCGGACGCGCGCACCGCACTCGCCCACAATCTGGGACTGGGCGGCGCGGTGGTGGTCACCCTGTACGGCGCGCACACGCTGTGA
- a CDS encoding helix-turn-helix transcriptional regulator, which yields MSERPHTIRYEAGVPVYRYSSDPAVPPISVMRFAHDGRPGYGTPHIHDFPVLLYVDRGTPGEQEHPGLARTGDVYVVAPGAVVDGRTVTMDSAVGVLFDPAALGDDTRAPWPAWRAHPLLFPFLHGTPSGLLRLYVPAQRQPLWENTIAAIEDELSTGRAGYRQAAAAHLTLLLVDIARLAVDVVGDLQRSNESVLADVFTVIEDRFTEQLSLRDVATTIGMTPAYLTTLVRRRTGRTVQDWILARRMSEARRLLTDTDLPINDIARRTGIPDPGYFTRMFRREHQMTPRIWRTRSDVA from the coding sequence ATGTCCGAACGCCCGCACACCATCCGATACGAAGCGGGCGTGCCCGTGTACCGCTACTCGTCCGATCCTGCTGTACCCCCCATCTCGGTCATGCGATTCGCCCACGACGGGCGACCGGGGTACGGCACGCCGCACATCCATGACTTCCCGGTGCTGCTCTACGTCGACCGCGGCACGCCGGGCGAGCAGGAGCATCCGGGGCTGGCGCGGACCGGAGACGTCTACGTGGTCGCGCCGGGCGCGGTGGTGGACGGCCGGACGGTCACCATGGACAGCGCGGTCGGGGTGCTCTTCGATCCGGCCGCGCTCGGTGATGACACCCGTGCGCCCTGGCCGGCCTGGCGGGCGCACCCGCTGCTGTTCCCCTTCCTGCACGGCACCCCGAGCGGGTTGCTGCGGCTGTACGTTCCGGCGCAGCGGCAACCGTTGTGGGAGAACACCATCGCCGCCATCGAGGACGAATTGTCCACGGGCCGAGCGGGATACCGCCAGGCCGCCGCCGCCCATCTGACCCTGCTCCTGGTGGACATCGCCCGGCTGGCGGTCGACGTGGTGGGAGACCTGCAGCGCAGCAATGAATCCGTACTCGCCGACGTCTTCACCGTCATCGAAGACCGCTTCACCGAGCAACTCTCCCTGCGTGATGTGGCGACCACGATCGGCATGACCCCCGCCTACCTCACCACCCTGGTGCGCCGCCGCACCGGCCGCACCGTCCAGGACTGGATCCTCGCCCGCCGCATGTCCGAGGCCCGCCGCCTGCTCACCGACACCGACCTCCCGATCAACGACATCGCCCGCCGCACAGGCATTCCCGACCCCGGCTACTTCACCCGCATGTTCCGCCGCGAACACCAGATGACCCCGCGCATCTGGCGCACCCGCAGCGATGTGGCGTAG
- a CDS encoding ABC transporter substrate-binding protein produces the protein MLELKISATAHGLNYLPQYYAEHLGLFAARDLKVTATAKDPWTGVLDDLDSGAADIALGGLWVPGMYWGTPRELTVFAQVNHQFPKALVTREGSAPLGWADLLGRTVLAPGIGGSAPYAFTAGLIREAGIDPAGITFLRDLSTPMFVELFEAGLGDAIVLDMTTAQVLQDKGTGSIAIDYTEAGGIGPNSVYYARTDCKEELSDRLVRFTAALSEAMELLRATSVAELEPLLTAHWPHIASPTLARACARIKNSSTWDTVRIDASASDRWMRILQQEKMIRTVPPFTELVDTSIADNAVLASTLG, from the coding sequence ATGCTCGAACTGAAGATCTCCGCCACCGCGCACGGATTGAACTACCTGCCGCAGTACTACGCCGAACATCTCGGACTCTTCGCGGCCCGCGACCTGAAAGTCACTGCGACAGCGAAGGATCCGTGGACCGGAGTACTCGACGATCTCGACAGCGGTGCGGCGGACATCGCCCTCGGCGGGCTCTGGGTGCCCGGGATGTACTGGGGCACGCCGCGTGAACTCACCGTCTTCGCCCAGGTGAATCACCAGTTCCCGAAAGCCCTGGTCACCCGGGAGGGCTCCGCCCCGCTCGGCTGGGCAGACCTGCTTGGCCGCACCGTCCTCGCACCGGGCATCGGCGGCAGCGCACCGTACGCCTTCACCGCGGGCCTGATCCGGGAAGCCGGGATCGATCCGGCGGGCATCACCTTCCTGCGCGATCTGTCCACCCCGATGTTCGTGGAGCTCTTCGAGGCCGGGCTCGGGGATGCGATCGTCCTGGACATGACAACCGCACAAGTCTTGCAGGACAAGGGAACCGGATCCATCGCGATCGATTACACCGAGGCCGGGGGCATCGGCCCCAATAGCGTCTACTACGCGCGAACCGACTGTAAGGAGGAACTGTCCGACCGGCTCGTCCGCTTCACCGCGGCGCTGAGCGAGGCGATGGAGCTCCTGCGGGCGACCTCGGTTGCCGAACTCGAGCCGTTGCTCACCGCCCACTGGCCGCACATCGCGTCGCCGACCCTGGCCCGAGCCTGTGCGCGCATCAAGAACTCGAGCACATGGGACACGGTGCGCATCGACGCCTCCGCGAGCGACCGGTGGATGCGAATCCTGCAGCAGGAGAAGATGATCCGGACCGTGCCACCGTTCACCGAATTGGTCGACACCAGCATCGCCGACAATGCCGTGCTCGCCTCCACCCTTGGATAA
- a CDS encoding class I SAM-dependent methyltransferase yields MEYMTKNTPLHQAMGNRHDYLPAAGRDAMLPFYDLLTRLLGARRVHRSLIRQADLAPDTRILEIGCGTGTLTVAAKDAQPRADVIGTDPDPLALARAERKIRGRTGIRFERAYAQDLPFPDSSFDYVFSSFMLHHLDPELKPALAAEVLRVLRPGGRLHLADVGGNISAADGYASRRMLKNPHASGNLGDGIPRLLRAAGFDCEEVDSGVYRHVGRVTFYRATRPA; encoded by the coding sequence ATGGAATACATGACGAAAAATACTCCCCTCCACCAGGCCATGGGCAACCGTCACGACTACCTCCCCGCCGCTGGCCGTGATGCCATGCTGCCGTTCTACGACCTGCTCACCCGCCTGCTCGGAGCCCGCAGGGTGCACCGCTCACTCATCCGGCAGGCCGACCTCGCACCCGATACCCGAATCCTCGAAATCGGCTGCGGTACCGGCACACTCACCGTCGCCGCGAAGGATGCCCAACCACGGGCCGACGTCATCGGCACCGATCCCGATCCACTCGCCCTGGCTCGCGCCGAGCGCAAGATCCGCGGCCGCACAGGAATTCGATTCGAACGCGCATACGCGCAAGATCTGCCGTTCCCCGACAGCAGCTTCGATTACGTATTTTCCTCATTCATGCTGCATCACCTCGACCCCGAGCTGAAGCCCGCGCTCGCGGCCGAGGTACTGCGGGTACTCCGCCCCGGCGGGCGACTGCATCTGGCCGATGTCGGCGGAAACATCTCCGCCGCAGACGGATACGCATCCCGCCGCATGCTGAAGAATCCACACGCGAGCGGCAACCTCGGCGACGGCATTCCCCGGCTCCTGCGCGCCGCCGGATTCGACTGCGAGGAAGTGGATTCCGGTGTCTACCGCCATGTCGGACGAGTCACCTTCTACCGCGCGACCCGGCCCGCGTAA
- the fadD8 gene encoding fatty-acid--CoA ligase FadD8, with amino-acid sequence MTTIDPDTHLRLPLHNGHLLVSGLRRHKNRPVLTLGGNVLTGGEVLDAMSRYISAFAEYGLVQGSPVGILALNRPEVLFTIGAGQISGQRRTALHPIGGVDDHAYVLADAGITTLILDPVPAFVQRARELVDRVESLTRVLVLGPVPEALADVGVDLLATADKYEPQPVHAVELLPEDIISISYTGGTTGKPKGVVGTARTMTTMTQIQLSEWEWPKRPKFLICTPLSHAGAAFFLPVVLLGGQCVVVPRFDAGEVLKAIEEHKISATMLVPSMLYALLDHPDSATRDLSSLETVYYGASAIDPNRLQEAIDRFGPIFAQYFGQSEAPMAISYLGKEEHDKERLTSCGRPSTAVRVALLDGEDNPVAPGEVGEICVSGPLLAAGYLNLPEVTAETFHNGWLRTGDLAREDEDGFLFIVGRSKDMVVTGGFNVFPREVEDVVSEHPRVLEVAVVGVPDAHWGEAVTALLVLDPETAADAAAVEIVTAEIQAAVKQRKGSVQVPKHVLLIDKLPLTGLGKPDKKAIRIIAAERLGLA; translated from the coding sequence ATGACCACAATCGATCCCGACACCCACCTGCGGCTGCCACTGCACAATGGCCATCTGCTGGTGTCCGGACTGCGCCGGCACAAGAATCGGCCGGTGCTGACCCTCGGTGGCAACGTGCTCACCGGCGGCGAGGTGCTCGATGCGATGAGCCGCTATATCTCGGCATTCGCCGAGTACGGCCTCGTACAGGGCAGCCCGGTCGGCATCCTCGCACTGAACCGGCCGGAGGTGCTGTTCACCATCGGTGCGGGCCAGATCTCCGGGCAGCGACGCACCGCGCTGCACCCGATCGGCGGCGTCGACGATCACGCGTATGTGCTTGCGGACGCGGGCATTACGACGCTCATCCTGGATCCGGTTCCGGCGTTCGTGCAGCGTGCGCGGGAGCTGGTGGACCGGGTGGAGAGCCTGACCCGCGTGCTGGTGCTCGGGCCCGTGCCCGAGGCGCTGGCCGATGTGGGCGTGGATCTGCTCGCCACCGCCGACAAGTACGAGCCGCAGCCGGTGCACGCGGTGGAACTGCTGCCAGAGGACATCATCTCGATCAGCTACACCGGCGGGACCACCGGCAAGCCCAAGGGTGTGGTCGGCACCGCGCGCACCATGACGACCATGACGCAGATCCAGCTGTCGGAGTGGGAATGGCCCAAGCGACCGAAATTCCTGATCTGCACACCGCTTTCGCATGCGGGCGCGGCATTCTTCCTGCCGGTCGTGCTGCTCGGCGGGCAGTGTGTGGTGGTGCCGCGCTTCGATGCCGGTGAAGTCCTCAAGGCCATCGAGGAGCACAAGATCAGCGCCACCATGCTGGTGCCGTCGATGCTCTACGCGCTGCTGGATCATCCGGATTCGGCGACCCGCGATCTGTCGTCGCTGGAGACCGTGTACTACGGCGCCTCCGCGATCGATCCGAATCGCCTGCAGGAGGCCATCGATCGCTTCGGGCCGATCTTCGCGCAGTACTTCGGGCAGTCCGAAGCGCCCATGGCCATCAGCTATCTGGGCAAGGAGGAGCACGATAAGGAGCGGCTCACCTCGTGCGGGCGGCCCTCCACCGCGGTGCGGGTGGCGCTGCTCGACGGTGAGGACAATCCGGTCGCGCCCGGTGAGGTCGGCGAAATCTGCGTCTCCGGACCGCTGCTCGCGGCCGGGTACCTGAATCTGCCCGAGGTCACCGCCGAAACCTTCCACAACGGCTGGCTGCGCACCGGTGATCTGGCTCGCGAGGACGAGGACGGTTTCCTCTTCATCGTCGGCCGCAGCAAGGACATGGTGGTCACCGGCGGGTTCAATGTGTTCCCGCGCGAGGTGGAAGACGTTGTCTCCGAGCATCCCCGGGTGCTCGAGGTCGCCGTGGTCGGCGTGCCCGACGCGCACTGGGGCGAGGCTGTGACCGCGCTGCTGGTCCTCGATCCGGAGACCGCCGCCGATGCGGCCGCCGTCGAGATCGTGACCGCCGAGATCCAGGCGGCGGTCAAGCAGCGCAAGGGTTCCGTCCAGGTGCCCAAGCATGTGCTGCTCATCGACAAGCTGCCCCTCACCGGGCTCGGCAAGCCGGACAAGAAGGCGATCCGCATTATCGCGGCAGAGCGCCTCGGCCTCGCCTGA
- a CDS encoding DUF1361 domain-containing protein: MDLVNTVAPSLAGVLHRDFFWMVWNSVLAWIPVALALLVFRSDPQFGRRLPVSPVWWAGVALLMLFLPNAPYVVTDLVHLRDDVRAIGDGPVVSTVLPVYGIFIVSGFLAYYLVLAELRGFLERIGLGAWRAPVILTVHLLCAVGVFLGRWVRLNSWEPVVEPRGTVERMVLALTWEWAPILIAAVFVATALGHFVTRAVAEAGVASARRGARLVRGLRLAPPSPDQV; this comes from the coding sequence ATGGACTTGGTGAATACGGTGGCGCCGAGCCTCGCGGGGGTGCTTCACCGGGACTTCTTCTGGATGGTGTGGAACAGCGTTCTGGCCTGGATTCCGGTTGCGCTCGCGCTCTTGGTCTTCCGTTCCGACCCGCAGTTCGGGCGGCGGCTCCCGGTGTCCCCGGTGTGGTGGGCGGGGGTAGCGCTGCTGATGCTGTTCCTGCCGAACGCGCCCTATGTGGTAACCGATTTGGTGCATTTGCGCGATGATGTGCGTGCTATCGGCGACGGTCCGGTGGTCTCCACGGTATTGCCGGTGTACGGCATTTTCATCGTCTCGGGATTCCTGGCCTACTACCTGGTGCTGGCAGAGCTCCGCGGATTTCTGGAACGGATCGGCCTGGGGGCCTGGCGCGCACCGGTCATCCTCACGGTCCATTTGCTCTGCGCCGTAGGCGTTTTCCTGGGCCGCTGGGTCCGCCTCAACAGCTGGGAGCCGGTGGTCGAGCCCCGCGGCACCGTCGAGCGCATGGTGCTGGCCCTCACCTGGGAGTGGGCGCCGATCCTGATTGCCGCGGTCTTCGTGGCAACGGCCCTGGGCCACTTCGTGACTCGCGCGGTGGCCGAGGCCGGAGTGGCGAGCGCGCGCCGCGGCGCCCGGCTGGTGCGAGGTCTGCGCCTCGCACCGCCGAGCCCCGATCAGGTGTGA